In the Cydia fagiglandana chromosome 14, ilCydFagi1.1, whole genome shotgun sequence genome, one interval contains:
- the LOC134670812 gene encoding ecdysone oxidase-like, which translates to MASVNRAVNDVLSSMQSTATRSSLMRWFLQTLAISQAVMPIGWPAAHKLKDGEKFDFIVVGAGSSGAALAARLSEVPHWQVLLIEAGGDPPPASVSPSLFATLAHTPTDWDYRASLDAGVGSSHPNRTIFMTRGKMLGGSSSNNYEIYARGVPADYDQWDQIAPGWNWDTVLHYFKKLERMTDPSVLKENHFLHSTEGPVAISRPAQNALFEAINERILNSLDEMGVKRVLENYGPAIFGASRPHFTFANGRRSSTAEAYLVPIKNRPNIHIGKFSRVTKVLVDLSTRHAYGVQVMTKSKRVFNIYANLEVILSAGAIDSPKLLMLSGIGPKKQLDKLDIEVISDLPVGMNLHDHMLTPVIFQGQSGFQTTVQNLATVTELDSYPTPIQVGLFKLNASSANYIMENKPQFQSFNIHMGAGLTPFINIGCVTVSNYDLSFCESIGNANIFNEIDYTNLVLLHPKSRGQVKLRSKNPLDSPVIELGYYRDKNDLDVMVEGIKYMTRLAKTSYFRKVGGRVARLNVKECRGLKWGSDSYWRCYARNTVSSLLHPVGTCAMGPDGVVDETLKVHGMSGLRVVDASVMPTIPSGNTNIPAIMVGERAADLIKADYQSTFMF; encoded by the exons ATGGAGAGAAATTTGACTTCATTGTGGTGGGTGCGGGGTCGTCGGGTGCTGCGCTGGCGGCTCGGCTGAGCGAGGTGCCTCACTGGCAAGTGCTGCTTATAGAGGCAGGAGGGGACCCACCACCTGCTAGCGTG TCACCCAGCCTGTTTGCGACCCTAGCACACACCCCCACCGACTGGGACTACAGGGCTTCGCTTGACGCAGGCGTGGGCAGCAGCCATCCCAACCGCACAATCTTCATGACCCGAGGCAAAATGCTCGGCGGCTCCTCTTCCAACAACTATGAGATCTACGCCAGGGGAGTCCCCGCAGATTACGACCAGTGGGACCAAATAGCTCCCGGTTGGAACTGGGATACTGTACTACACTATTTCAAAAAACTTGAACGCATGACTGATCCCAGCGTCTTAAAAGAAAACCATTTCCTGCATTCTACAGAAGGCCCAGTCGCGATATCGAGACCGGCGCAAAATGCTTTATTTGAAGCTATAAATGAGAGGATTCTTAATTCTCTCGATGAAATGGGAGTGAAAAGAGTGCTAGAGAATTATGGACCTGCTATTTTTGGGGCGTCCAGACCACATTTCACGTTTGCCAATGGAAGAAGATCTAGTACTGCTGAAGCTTATTTAGTGCCAATTAAAAATAGACCTAATATTCATATAGGTAAGTTTTCTAGAGTCACAAAAGTTCTTGTCGATCTCTCTACGCGTCACGCCTATGGGGTGCAAGTAATGACAAAGTCTAAAAGAGTTTTCAATATTTACGCTAATTTAGAAGTGATTCTGTCTGCAGGTGCGATTGACTCGCCTAAACTTCTAATGCTGTCTGGGATTGGTCCAAAGAAGCAACTGGATAAACTGGATATTGAAGTAATTTCTGATCTTCCAGTTGGTATGAATCTCCATGACCACATGTTGACTCCTGTTATCTTTCAAGGGCAAAGTGGTTTTCAGACAACAGTTCAAAATCTAGCTACAGTTACAGAGTTAGATTCTTATCCTACACCTATTCAGGTTGGGTTATTCAAATTGAACGCGTCATCGGCTAATTATATCATGGAAAATAAACCTCAATTTCAGTCATTTAACATCCATATGGGAGCTGGGCTGACCCCTTTTATAAATATTGGTTGTGTAACTGTATCCAATTACGATCTCTCTTTCTGCGAGTCAATCGGCAATGCTAACATTTTTAATGAAATCGACTATACTAACTTAGTTCTCTTACATCCAAAATCCCGAGGACAAGTCAAGCTTCGAAGCAAAAATCCCCTCGACAGTCCTGTTATAGAATTAGGGTATTATAGGGATAAAAATGATTTAGACGTTATGGTTGAGGGGATCAAATATATGACGCGTTTGGCGAAGACGTCTTATTTCCGAAAGGTGGGAGGTAGAGTGGCGAGATTAAACGTGAAAGAATGTAGGGGTTTGAAATGGGGTTCGGATAGTTACTGGAGATGTTACGCTAGGAATACGGTTTCTTCCTTGCTTCACCCGGTGGGTACATGTGCTATGGGACCTGATGGCGTGGTGGACGAGACCTTGAAGGTACATGGCATGTCTGGATTGAGGGTCGTGGACGCTTCCGTTATGCCTACCATTCCAAGTGGTAACACGAACATACCTGCTATCATGGTTGGTGAGAGGGCGGCCGATTTGATTAAGGCTGATTACCAATCTACGTTCATGTTTTAA
- the LOC134670550 gene encoding alpha-(1,3)-fucosyltransferase C-like: MNWSQRSNTDLDELIIQETLNNHIVDPPFANQYTPRIENTTRKFDQNSLKYILLWTPKSSLPFNFFGTGQNVFIRNKCEFTNCYVTADRKYFKGDLTKFDAVAFNGRNLRYVQASELPQQRSPHQKYIFFNVESSTYQPVCNPWWDNFFNWTSTYKLNSDVMYSYIYIRDMNGVHVGPRIDMDWVKDMKEIDDTLKQKLKSKKKAAAWFVSHCITRSKREKYVKLLQKALEPYGLTIDIYGHCGTLVCHGYQEKKCWAMVSSDYYFYLSFENAFAEDYVTEKLLTALNNDAVPIVLGGSNYTRFLPPGSYIDARHHEPESLAHVMADIIANPSKYHEFFRWRNHYKYSEPEKIEDVCNLCSALNDESMATMESTYPHFRSWWNPDWEERCQDDNWST; encoded by the exons ATGAACTGGTCTCAACGTTCCAACACAGACCTCGATGAACTAATAATCCAAGAAACTTTGAATAATCACATTGTGGATCCACCTTTTGCAAACCAATATACCCCAAGAATCGAAAATACTACCCGTAAATTTGACCAAAATAGCCTAAAGTACATATTGCTTTGGACACCAAAATCTTCTCTTCCGTTCAACTTTTTTGGAACGGGACAAAACGTATTTATTAGGAACAAGTGTGAGTTTACAAACTGTTACGTGACTGCAGACAGGAAATATTTCAAAGGAGACCTCACAAAATTCGATGCCGTAGCTTTTAATGGGCGAAACTTGAGATACGTACAAGCATCAGAGCTGCCCCAGCAGAGATCGCCTCATCAGAAATACATCTTCTTCAACGTAGAGTCTTCTACTTACCAACCGGTCTGCAACCCTTGGTGGGACAACTTTTTCAACTGGACATCCACTTACAAGCTGAACTCTGATGTAATGTACTCGTATATTTATATAAGGGATATGAATGGCGTACACGTTGGACCTAGAATAGACATGGACTGGGTTAAAGATATGAAAGAAATTGATGACACGTTAAAACAGAAGTTGAAGAGTAAGAAGAAGGCGGCAGCTTGGTTTGTATCTCACTGCATCACTAGAAGTAAGAGAGAGAAATATGTGAAGTTACTTCAGAAGGCATTGGAACCTTATGGGTTGACCATAGACATATACGGACATTGTGGTACGTTGGTGTGCCACGGCTACCAGGAAAAGAAGTGTTGGGCTATGGTATCATCTGATTATTACTTCTATCTTTCCTTTGAGAATGCCTTCGCGGAGGACTATGTGACAGAGAAGTTGCTTACCGCGTTGAATAATGACGCAGTGCCGATTGTGCTAGGAGGATCCAACTACACCAG GTTCCTCCCGCCCGGCTCCTACATCGACGCCCGTCACCACGAGCCAGAATCCCTGGCCCACGTCATGGCGGACATCATAGCCAACCCGAGCAAGTACCACGAGTTCTTCCGATGGCGGAACCACTACAAGTACTCCGAGCCAGAAAAAATAGAGGACGTGTGCAACTTGTGCTCGGCGCTCAATGATGAGAGTATGGCGACGATGGAATCCACGTATCCTCATTTCAGGAGTTGGTGGAATCCGGACTGGGAAGAGAGATGTCAAGATGACAATTGGAGCACTTGA